Within the Corticium candelabrum chromosome 6, ooCorCand1.1, whole genome shotgun sequence genome, the region ACAAATCAACTCCAACTTTCACCCAAGGTCGTTCTGGGACATGGTGCGATACTAGTGTCTCCTTAGATTGCTTCACTGGATACTTGTTGCATTCTTCACATGACTCTATCTTGTCTCTTATCTGTCCTGTCATGCCTGGCCACCAAATACTTTGTTTTGCACGACGAATGCATCCATTGATGCCCAAGTGCGTCGAATGTACTCTGTCTAGCATATAGGATCGCAGTTGATCCGGGACTAGAAGTCTGTCTCCACAAAAGACTAGTCCATTCTGTACTACCAGCTGATCACGAACACCAAAATAAGGGGTCAGTGCTCTCGGTATCTGCTTCTTGTGATCTGGCCATCCTGAAAAAATCATTTCCTTTAGCTGCTTAATACCATCATCCGCGATTGTTGCCTGTCTAATCTTTTGTACTGTTTCAGGTTTCAAAGATAGCAAAGCATTGTCTTGTTCCTCATCTGCGTCTATTGCCATATTGTCTAATTCAGCTTTCAACGGTTGTCTCATCGCTACAGGAACACGTCGTACGGGAATCTGAACCGGTGTCACTGTCTCATCTATGTCAAGTTGTAACGGCTGTCCTAACGATCCAACTTTGCCGTCAAACACTTGCGGATATCGCTCACTAACATTCTCTACCGTCATGAGATCCTTGTCTGTTTCTACAGCGGGGTGTGTAGACGGAGCATCCAACAGCTGTATTCGATCATACTGCACTGTCACTAATTGCATTTGTTGCGCCGCACGTGAACCCAAAATAGAGACTGCTGCTCGATCAACTACTACGAAATGCGCACGGTAGTTTCGATTATTTCTAGGATTCTTCAATCGGAGCGTACAGCGTCCTACGGGAGTCACCTTCGAACGATCATAGAGGGTTAGAACCTGAGGGGTAGACTCCAGTTTGACATGTTTTGGCACATCAGCTCTCCGTATCACATTACACGAGGCACCGGTGTCAACTTGAAACTGTACCATCGACTTGCCTTCCAACAGCATTGTTGCCATGATCTGTGGTCTGTACTTCGCTGTCCTAACTGCATTGACATCATGCTGCCCTGTGAGAGTCAGCGTCATGAGCTCTTCTGCCTCATCACTACTTACAGATTCCTGCGCACAGTGTACACGCGACTTCACGCTTGGCTGACTACGGCACTTCCGCGCATAGTGATTTAGTTTGCCACACTTGCTACACTGCTTTCCGTTCGCTGGGCAGTTCACGCGTCCCTTTGCATGCTGCAAACCACAATACTGACATTCAGTCTTAGCGCTCACCTTCACTGTGTCTTTAGACTGATATCTCTTGGACTTCACTTTGGAGGACTTGGGTACGTACTGCTTCTGCACCCTGTGTACTTCAGTATCTGCTCCGCTCATCGTCTTGGCCCTCTTCTCGGTAGCCTCATACGCCCTGCATAGATCAACACAGTCTGCTAATGAGAGATTCTTTCTTTGCAGGAGTTGTTTACGCAACCCCTGAtcatgcacaccacacacgatTCTATCACGGATCATGTCGCTTTCTTGGTCACCAAACCGACAACGTTGAGCTTGCTCTCTCACCGACGTTAGAAATTTGTCAAATGGCTCACCATGATTCTGCCGCCTCTGATCAAGGACAAAGCGTTCGTACGTAACATTTGCTTCACCCACGCAATGCGCTTCCATTAGCTCAATCACTCTTGCCATATCCGTCTTCTCCGCCTCCTCTGCGAATGGTAAGCTATTGTATATGCGCAACCCTGCTCTACCAATGCATGTGATAAACGACGCAAGCCTGTATTCATCTGGCTGCGACGTCATCCGCGTCACGGTCTCGTACGATCTCCAGAGTTGGCTCCATTCACGCCAATTCTCTGCCAAATTACCTTTTTCCTGAAGTGGTCCAGGACTGGGAAAGGTCGCTTGAACTAGCAGTTGAGCCGCTGCGCATGCAGCTCCAGCTGCAACGTCTTCCGTGTCGTCACCTTGCCGGTCGGGCACTTCCCTGGCTTCTAGCTCAGCGCCGCTTCGTGGACTGTCTTCAGTACTCATAGCGCTagcactcctgacaccatgtgtcGTGTTCTACGACTCTGTTAGGTATTACCTAGTACACACACGAGAGGCTGCGGTTCCACGTGGCTCTATTGTCAGACTCACACCACGCACACTCAAGTTACACAGTACCCGTATCTACCTGCTACTATATATAGTCCATATATACTCTACAAATGTCAGCAACTTTAATGCTGTTTTTCTACGGTGGCTGGTTCGTGCCACCTGCGCTGCCAACTGAAACGTCATCACACGCCACGGAAACGTCATAAAACGCTGGTCCTACtgtacgaggctagcggcgCTGTGTTCTGATCGTTGGTAGGTCAGTGCACACgttacaaccgcgattttgacataacgAAGTTTTGTCTCCTtgcgcacctttcgagcagCAACCTGTACTGATCTATTCAAAGGGGCGCCAGTTTTCAACGTCGTCTGCGCAACGTTAATTGTTTGACAAGGGAGAGAGACAAATATGAATTGCAACATATTGCTGGTACAACGAGCCTCAACTTTAACTTCCATATTTGAAAACAACATTGCATTTATTTCCATTGCCCTGTTAGTGTCAACATGGCCATTGATTAAATCTATGATTCAAGTTCTTGCAACAAGTGCAAATACAGTTTTCTGGCTTCTACTGCAGTGGAGGGGAGATGCCATCTTTTCTCTCTCATAATTTGTGCAGTCATATCAATATATTCCTGTGGAACAGCAACAGGTTTGTCTTCAATAAATCCTTCTGCAGCTTGCAGTTGCTCTGCAGTAACTGGGAATCTCTGCCTTTCAACTTCTATAACACAGATACTATACAAGGTCATGTGTTAACCTCGTGATAAACATATTGACCTTCTGGtgcaaaatatataatatCAGGAATACCAGCAGGCGCTTCAGCGTGACGGGAAGGCCTTACTCTGTGACTATTCCACTCTCGTGCTACATTGTCTAAGTCTCTCCGAATAATGTCCATGAAGCAAAACCGAAGGCAGTCAATATGTAGTTGAATGGTACCATCGTAGTGGCCTTGACTTCTGAGCTCCTAGACACACAATCTTGGTCTGGTTTGGGAGATACCAGTAGGATGGAATGAATAACCAGACTTCAAACCTTAAAGAAATCTGCCCACCATTTAGCACAATTCATCTTTAATTGTCTCCACCAAGCTTCAATTCTCTGCGCACAAATCATTCTATAACTGACTGGACAATCATTACAAGTTCTGCCAACAAAGAAGCCTTGTAGCCCTGATTTTACACACAGTATCACTATCTACAGCATGCACTGAAGCAATTTGCTCGGCAGAATAGCTAAGATATTTTATAGTACATTATCTCTTAATTGTCAAGTGTTATCTGTTAATATATTTAACATAGTAGTAGctagtagtagttgtgaaatagaattaattaaataaatagccgagagtactttgcacttttgtAATCGTATTACTAATTGCATAATATTTAATTGTGCACAGcaaataaatttgcaaaatatagtacacaatttgatgtatgcagcgCATGCAATAGTGTAAATATTGACCGGTAATGTATGTAGATCGATGCACCAAATttcaagaaaattaaaaattcatGTTTAACCACAAAGCATAGTAATTATGAATCACGTTACCTGTCAtccaatttatttgaagtcgatttgtgcctAGAAAGCAACGCTGCGCAGACGACGTTGAAAATTGGCGCCCCTCTTGAATAAATCAGTGCAGGTTGctgctcgaaaggtgcgcaGAGTCAGaacttcgtttatgtcaaaatcgcggttgtagCGTGTGCATTGACCTACCAACGATCAGAAACAGcgccgctagcctcgtacaGTAGGACAAGCGTTTTATAACGTTTCCGTGACGTGTGATGACGTTTCAGTTGGCAGCGCAGGTGGCACGAACCGACCACCGTAGTTTTCTCTATGGATAAACATCAATGCTAGAGTATGACATCATTCGTTCCTGTGACATCGTAGATCGTAAGTACGTTTTTAAACGCCGGAGCATGCTTACGTTTCTTTCATATTCACAGCTGGCTACGGGAAAAAGTTGCGCAAGTCGTTAAAATTGTAAACACTTTCTTAAAAGACCTCGTCACACTTTTTCAAGAGCTTCCGAAATAGTCGTTGGCTTTTCGTTGTTGCTTTTGTCTCTCCACAATTCGTACCACTGGCGAAGCTCTGCTTGAAAATGAACGTTTATGTGGCAAGTCATAAAAAGCCTGTCTTCGTGTGGCCTAGATGCCATTGCAGAAGGCACAAATTTCATTCTTTCAACAGCGCGACTCTGAAGCTCAGAAAATCTATATATAGGTCTGCCACATATTCTTGGTAAACGTATATCATCTGAAAGGTCCCTGCGAATGCGTTCTGCATTCTTTCTTGAACCAAGCGTTATGCGCAGTTTCGACGTCTACTCGACAGTCCCTTAATGTTGATGTAACTATGCTAACCTTTTCCATGGCCTTGCTTTCATCAAGAGATCTCTCCTGCCACGATCCGCATAGCCCGTGTAAATATTCCAAACATTGGTGAACAATCACAAAGCAAATTATGAACTGGCAGGAGCACACGGAGTTCAACAGCGATTGTGGATGTGCTGCTCCTGCAGATGTTGTGTTTCTTTCGTGACTAAACTCGTCTAGCGTGGTAACAATTACTTGCAAAATATCAAGAAACATACTGAAGGAATCGTAGCGCTCCATCCAGCGGGTTCGACAGAGCTCCTTCAACTTTGACTTTGAACAGCCTAGGTCAATGTTACCCTGTAGCCAATTCTGTTTCTTTTCGAAAAATCTCACGACTTGGTCAGCTGTGTTCATCATGTTGCTCACACAAGGAATCGATTCGTAAACAATGCACCTAACAGATGAGAAGAGCACCAAAATGGAAGAGCGGTGAAAGCTTAACTTTCCATTCCCAGTTCATTACTCTGAACAGTTAATTACCCTGAACAGAGTTCAAGGCTTGCCCCAGCGCCTTGAACTCTGCCTGACATATTGCTGGCACCATCATAACAGTAGCCTCGCATTTTAAAGGATTCTGACCAACTCGTTTTATAACTTTATGCAACTACTCTGATAGATATATTTTCACTAACATCCAAAAGCGATATAAATTCTTCCATAATATGTTTCTGTGAATCAACGAAACGTATAGTTGTGACAAGCTGTTCCTTGTTTCCACAATCTCTTGCTTCATCTGCAGAAATTGTAAACCATCCACCAGCGTTCTTACAAAATTCAACGATTTTTCCAGATTACTTGTCCAATAATACTGGTGAGTTCGTTTAGAATGGTCTTTGATAAGTACTTTGCATTTCCAGGAGCCATTTCAAGGTGCTGCTTGAGGACAGCATCACCTCCATCTGCTCTGTATTGTATCAGTGCCCTAAAGTTACCGCTACGTTTTCGAACTATCTTTGTGTCCACGCAGAGGTATATTTTGTCTGCTACAAAGAAGAATGGTTTGAACAATGGACTCCAACAGTTTCATGTTACTAGCCTTCCTTTCATCAGGCCAGTTACAAACAGCACGTCGACTGGTTTCTTCGTACCTTCCGTGTATAATTTGAAGTTCTGTGCCAATGCCATTGAGAATTTCCATATAACTGTGTCAGTGTCAAAATAATTTGCGGTTTGAAATACATGCATGTGACGAACTTGTTTAGTGGTTATCAATGTGTGAGCAGTCAGCGCCATGTGTGGATCTGAGTGAAGTGGTAAATGATTTGTACCTATAGCGCGCTAACCTCAGGACAATTTTGATTCTTCCAAATCCGCAGTCATCTGTGAGGTGTAGGTAGATAGGTAGACAGCTAGACAGCTAGACAGCTGTTATAAGCAttgagttgttgctgctgcaatATCCAGCACGACTGTAACACACCTGTTGCAGCGTGTGACGACTGATGATTGCGCAGCAAGCATACGAATTATAGAAGTGAGATGCATGCATTCGCTGACAGCACATTATATCGAAAGGAAACGTGTGAAttcaatatattatataaattcgCCGAAGTATAAAGTGTGTGCATTACTGAACTATTTgatcaaactttaaaaaacTACGGTACTCTGCAATGCCAAGTTTGGTTGGGCGCGCGTACGACTTCACGACCTTTCTCCTACATTAGTGATAAACCATTCCGCCATGTATAATATAACATGATCCATAAGCAATTAGAAGTTTTGATATAATATTATCACAGCTCTATAATTCAGCAAATACGTAGttattacaatacaataacagGTAATCTTAAGCCGCATGAATAACCATTTTTGTTGTAGAGTTGTTGCCGTGCGTCCAAGCAAATTGCAAGTGAATTGAGAACCACGGTCAGAGATCACGTGGTTTGGGGACCCATGACGAAGAACGATCTAGTTGATTTATCATCAGCGACCGTAGACGTAGTAATGATCGGAACTGGAGCGAACTCGGTCCATCGAGAAACGTGTCAACCATGACGACCACACAGTCGAGCGTGGAAGACGAGGATCAACACCAACAACCTCAAAGGGACGAGAAGCACTGAAGAGTTGTAGGTGACCCTAGTGACGAGGTGGAGGAAGCCTACGTAACTGACAAGGTAAACACGAGCGAATGAATACTTTAATGTCTTGAGTCATACGTTTGCAGTAGAACTGAGAACGAATAAAGTAATAGTTTTTCTTGTATCCACGGCGACCGGCGATCGGAAGACCGTGTAACTTTCATAGCTCGTGGACGGGTGGCTGTAGTATAGGTACATGACAGCGACGTCCGTTGACAGCAGCTCTATGCATAAGTAGACCAGCACTGAAGTCAATTTAATAGCAATAATGCCGGTATCGCAAAGTACCTACTTAACTTCTGGAGAAGCTTCCCTATTTTGAGGGTGTTTCAGAAAGTCAAGGACATGTAAAAGGGGGCCGGTGAGTCTCTTGTTGTTGCCGGATTTCATTACGAGTAGGAAGAACAATAGTGTCTTGACCGACAGCGAGGACAGCACATCAGACGTCTGAGTCACCAATGTGTCGTTCGGCGGTAAGCGAGAATACCGTAAGGAAGCCTGATGTACCGGTAAATGCCCTTGCTAGTGTTGACAGTAGTGTAAGGCTGAGAATGGTCATCCAGTCGCATCTGTTGGTAAGCTTGGGATAAGTCTAATGTAGTGAATTGAGTTCTTCCTGCCAACTATTGAATCAGTTCCTCAGGCTTAGGTAAAGGATATCGATCAATTTCCATACAAGGGTTGATAGTTTGTTTATAATCCCCACAAAGCCGGTGTAGCAGGAAATCCGTCCCGGCAGGAAATCTGTCCCGGCCGAGACggatttcctaggaaattggTCTCGGAGCTAGGAAATCCGTCACGCCCTGCATGTTCTAGGAAATCGGTATCGGGCGGGAcagatttcctaggaaatcgGTCTCGGAGCTAGGAAACGCAGCTCACTCTGAATGTTCTAGGAAAACCCAGAACGGCCGGTGTTTCGGTATTGAAAATGCCTCCATGCAGCAGGGAATTTACTAATGGGCCTAAATCATGATATATTTAACCACGTTTCTAGGGAACATAACACAGCATTCCAGGTTTCTCATTTGTACTGCAGCCTCCCACTATACGTATGTATACGTACAGCACAGTTTAAACAAAGTTCTAGGCtcatcatacacacaatgcaaacagtAATGCACGTTGAACGCAAACACGaactatatacatgtgtatagtgtcagctagtgtatgcatgcagaatTTTTACTTGCAGTTACCACAGGTCCATTTTTTGCTCCTAGTAGGCAATATCGGTCTAGCACATTTCAAATGACACCAATCATCGCATTTCTGGCACTTCACTGTAGCAGCAAATGTCTCGGGCATCAAGCACCAACGACAAAGCTCAATCATGACACCGCGAAGTCTCTTGGGACGATGAGCCGTGGTCTTTGTCATCTGCGGAAAAGGCATCATTTCTTTCTGCTGAAAGCATTTGAGAAGGTGCCGTCTCATCAGTGCCTGGTCGAATTGCAGAGTCGATAAATTGTCTCCAAAAGCAAGATGCACAGCAAATGCAATGGCAAACAGTCCGCAATCCGAACCTTCCCTCTGCTGTTGGACATAGGGCTTTTGAACAAACAAGTTGATGGGATCATTTCCATCATCATCGTCTTCGCTATCATCTTCTACCGCCAGCCTATAAATCAAGGCTAACTGGTGACTGAGAGAAGTACTAAGTTGAAAACCGGCCTCTTTGCTGTCATAAACTGATATATGTTGGCCACAGCAACTAGAAGTTACCCAATGGCTTCGCTCAGGGACGTGATGTATCTGGATGCCCTCATGCTGGACTGGGATAAAACCATTCGTCTGTGCAAGTAACGGTGACTGTAGGCCATCAATGTGTGGAAACTGTTTCTTTAGTATGTTGTGAGCAAGAGAAATATGCTCATCCGTAAGCTCGCGGCCTTGCATGAGAATTTCTCTCATTCGCCTTGAAATAGTGAAACTGTTCTTCTTAGATTCCTAATCAATTCATGGAATACGTAAGTTAAACCTTTCAGAGGGTTTCCCAAAGAGATACTTACTATAGTACGTCTTCGTTTTGTTTGGGGTTGAGTTTGGCCCCTATAATCAAGCTTGCGCTTACGTTTTCCATCTTCTTCTCTGCTATTCTCCTCCTCATTCGCTGTCTGACTGCATTCTTTGTCAtcttcatttgtctgtataaGGCAAATCAAATCATAGAGAAGGATTACAGAATAGAAGATATTTTTCAATGAGCTAACCGCAAGCTGGAAACGTACTCTTTTCTTAGGTTCCAACCGTAATTTACGTCTGTCACATTTGATACTTCTGCTTCCAACAGTGCCCTTGTCAGTTTCATCTGAGATTTCCCTGGATGAAGCTCCCTTGTCAGTTTCATCTGAGATTTGCCTggatgaagctgatggttgAGTTGTAGATGGTAATGAACGGGCCTCTATTTCTGTCCTGTTATCCATCACCAATAACCCCTGCAAGGCACAGAAGGTGGAAAATATCCAAACACAGCTATAGTGCTCTATTAGGCATATGAAGTTGGTGTAAAATGGTATATTAACGACATTCATTATTTTTAGATTAATTGACTGTCACTGTAGAAGACCTCTACCTGTCCTTCATTTTGATGTGTCCTTGAAGGTTGCGCATCAAGTTGGAATGCAACTGAAGCatccacacgtacacatgcagacGCAGGGGATAGAAGAGGTAAGTCATCCGCGTGCCATTCAATGGCTTCTGCAGCATTTTCATCTTCATTGATCTAATAAACAGAACTTATGCCATGTGTATGCAAAACAATCATGTTCAAATCGCTGCATACGGTATCTTTGCACTCGTCTGAAGTGCCAGTACCACATGGCTCGTAGCTCTGCGGTGGATAATACGGTTTGAGACGACTTGCATGAAAGATTTGCTTCAGAACAGCACCATTTCCATTTTTcagcttgaaacagccttTCGGAAGACGTTCTGACACCCAGTATGGACCAGTCCACTTCACGTCCAGCTTTCCACCCTTACGGCTGTCATGTTTACTATTTTTTAAAAGAACTTGGTCATTGAGATCGAGAGATAAAGAATATGTATTATGGCGCTTGTCATAGTAAGCTTTCTGGCGTTCCTGGGCTTTGACAATATTTCgttttgcagctgctgtataCTGGTGTTTCAGATTGACTAGCAGTTCTACATCATGTTGCATCTCTTCATCAGTCAGGCAATGCATCGTGGTTTCCGCAGTTGAATCTGAGACGTGGTGTGCATGCAGTTGCACATCTAGAGGCATACGAGGATCTCGATTATTAAAAAGAAAGAATGGTGTGAATTTGGTCGAAGCATGAACAGCAGTGCGATAGGAAAATAGAATAGCCTCAATTGTTGAATCCCAGTCTTCATCTGTGCAGTTTGTCATCTGGCAGATTCCATTTTTCAGTGTCTGATTGAAACGCTCAGTCAGTCCGTTTGTTTGAGGGTGGTAGGCAGACGTAATTCTGTGTTTGACTCCTGTCTTTGTCAAAAGTTCATTGCAGATAGCATTGCAAAACTCGCGACCTTGATCGGATATCAACACCTCTGGAAATCCATGTCGTAGAAAGAGTGAGTTAAGGAAATCAGCAACGTGAATTGCTTCTTTCGATGGAATTGCTTTGGCTTCAGGCCATTTGCTGAAGTAATCGACAGCCACAACAATATACTGATTGCCACTACTAGTGACTTGCAATGGTCCAACCAAGTCAACGCCAATTTGCGACCAGACCTTAGATGGTACAGGTAATGGATGTAACGGTTCTGATGGATGATCAAACTTTCTTTTCACTCTCTGACATATATCACAATGTTGAACCTGAGAAATGAAATGTGCAGAGACAGTATTTTGAAGCACCTTCTGAAAAAATTATGCATGCTTGTTCTCACTAGTTGTTTCACATCAGCTACTATTCCTAGCCAGTAGTACTTCTTTGTCACTCGATCTAGCGTTTTGTCCCTGCCAAGATGATGACCTCCAGTGACATGACATCCTTGGAGAATCTGGATATACAGAGAAGACATAATGTAAACATTTTATTAAGTCAACATGACGACATTTTGTCATCTGCCCTTGCAGTTTACTAGCAGGGGCGTACCAAAACTGCCAAAGGGTGAGGGCGACCAATTTTGAAATTACTGACTTACACCAACAGACGATTTCCGCAACTTCCAGTTTAGCTATAgacaattaaatatattatttacttttatttatttggagTATATGGAGTCTTTATTACAGGccaatattaaaatatacgATAATGTGGATCATATTATAGTTTTTCATGACCAGTTTGTGGCAAAGTCAAAACATAACTTTGGGGACGTACAGTTAGGTCAATTAGATTAATTGGTGGGGACACTGTTTTTCATTAGCTGGatggtagcgcacgctagtcaTGCTTTGTCACGTGCCGCGGTCACctcctttagcgcgcgttaggcccgaacaattaaaaattattgctacACCCCAGTTTAGGGCATGCATGGCTAACTAGAGGTGAAACCCGTAACTCCGAGAAATTAGAGAGTTCACCTGTCTTTTTGTCGTATCGTCTCTGATAACTTGTCTGCGTGTCGATTGTTTCTTGTCTTGGAAGTAGAGAATCCCTTCCTCTAGCTGGAACAGTTTGGATTTCTTACGGACACCACTCTTCTCGCTTTCCGAGAGACCTAGATCACCAACATCGTTAGGAGGATCGGCAATCGCACGGACGTAGAGACGGTGTGACAGCTGTTCTTCGTCAGCCTACCTGTTGGATATGAACCGTTTTCAAGGTAGAAAACGACCCGCTCGTACATTTGCTCTTCCATGGCGCTTCCCGTCATTCAGAATATCAAACaattgcacatgcgtgtgggtgagacacacaatgacatattTCCTGCGTGGTGACAGATTTCCTAGCGCCTCGGCCGAGACAGATATCCTAAGGAAATGTGTCTCGGCCAAGACTAATTTCCCAGCGTAGTGACAGATTTCCTAGCAAATCTGACTAGCCGAGACAGATATCCTAAGGAAATGTGTCTCGGCCGAGACAGATTTCCCCGAGACGGATTTCCTACTACACCGGACTGTACCGTTCTTTTCTAACCCACACGAGGGGCGTAGCCCAGCCACGATATTCAACTTTCTCGATGATTCCCTCTTTTTCCAGACGTAACAACTCTTCCTCAACTATTTCATAAATAGCGTAGGGTACTGTTCTTTATTTCAGAAACTTGGGTGTGGCTCCAGGAGTCAGGTGGATAGCCGCTTGGATTCCTTTCATACTGCCCAATCCTGGCTGAAACACTTCACTATGTTGATCCAAACTTGCTGATAAAGCATTCTGCCATTGGTCAGGACTTATCATGTGAGTTTGCTGCCAATCAAGATGGGTTGCGTTCAGCCAGTTGCGCCCAGGTAAAACTGGTCCCATACCTTCAACTATGACAAGTGGTAGTATTTCCCTCTGCTTCATTTGTGTGTGACTCCTACATAGACTTTCCTTTTCGTTGCGATCGCTTCTCTTGTGTAGGTAGGTAACGAGCATTTTGACAGTTCCATCTGATGAGAGAGCTGCATACCAAACCGTTGCTCTCCTGAAATCAGTACATAGCCGCTCCCGTGTCCACTTCCATCATACCCTCCTGACCCGCCAAGTTCACACAGACCCTGATTGGAGGGGTGCGAGGACTGGAAAGAGTAAGGACAGGTGCCTCTGCATCAGAATCTGAGCCGTCTTCCACGTACTTTGTCTGCGTAGCAGGAGTTGACTTACGAGGTTTTGACAAACATACTGCAGATATGGGCCCTTTTCCCACAAGACTTCCACACGGTTTCCAGATGACAATACGCAGGTGCTAGATGACTCGGACTGCCACAGCGATAGCAAAGGTGTGTACCTTTTCCTGATCGACTGCTTGTCCGCCATTTGATGCACCTTTTCTGTGGACGTAGTAGGTGGTtgagtaggcgtggtcatttgAAGAGTATCTTTTGCGACAGCTTCCAATGGATAACGGTGTCTCCAGTGTTGTTTTGAAAGTCAACTTCGCCTAAGAAAGGAAGCGCTTTTGTATATGAGTCGAGCGTAAACGACAGACGAAACGGTCGCTTAACGCGTCATCCAGGAATGTCCCAAATTCACAATGCTGCGTAAGCTTTCGTAAAGCTGAAGCGTAGGTACTGACATCTTCATCCAAACCTAGGTTTCGCTTGTGGAAGCGGCGGCGTTCTGCTGTTACCAGGGGTTTTGGCGCCAAATGATCTCTTGTAATATGTCGACAATCTCCTTGAAACTGAGTGTAGATGGCTTGATCGGTGTCGTTAAGCTTTTCAGCAACCCATACTTTTGGCTACCCAGGAGAGCAATCAGGGTCGGAACGCGCGCTTCGTTCGCGACGCCATTAGCCACGAAGAACTTCTCCACCCATTCAATGTACGCAGTCCAGTCCTCCTGGTCTGCATCAAAAACCAATACCGAACGTAAGAACGTCGCCATCCTCGTCGTCAGTGTGGTAACGCTGAAGTGTATTCTATTGTACctgcgcatgcgcatctaCCACCCACTCTGCCGCAATATCGTCTCACTGTATGTCCTTCCATTGATCGTCTGTTCAACCAGTTTTGATTTGAATGTTAGAAACGGTTGTCATATTGGCTTTCGGCTGTTGTATGTGATGTGCACATCAGCAGTTCAAATTTGATTTCATGCCAGaacaggggcggcggagcgagttgaaagttgagggggctgaaTTTTAGGAGCAAGGCCCCGCCCACTTATATTTAGGTCACACCCACTCTGAGATATTGCAAATCATTGGTCCTGCAATATACATGCCTCAAGTTTAG harbors:
- the LOC134181605 gene encoding uncharacterized protein LOC134181605 is translated as MTSQPDEYRLASFITCIGRAGLRIYNSLPFAEEAEKTDMARVIELMEAHCVGEANVTYERFVLDQRRQNHGEPFDKFLTSVREQAQRCRFGDQESDMIRDRIVCGVHDQGLRKQLLQRKNLSLADCVDLCRAYEATEKRAKTMSGADTEVHRVQKQYVPKSSKVKSKRYQSKDTVKVSAKTECQYCGLQHAKGRVNCPANGKQCSKCGKLNHYARKCRSQPSVKSRVHCAQESVSSDEAEELMTLTLTGQHDVNAVRTAKYRPQIMATMLLEGKSMVQFQVDTGASCNVIRRADVPKHVKLESTPQVLTLYDRSKVTPVGRCTLRLKNPRNNRNYRAHFVVVDRAAVSILGSRAAQQMQLVTVQYDRIQLLDAPSTHPAVETDKDLMTVENVSERYPQVFDGKVGSLGQPLQLDIDETVTPVQIPVRRVPVAMRQPLKAELDNMAIDADEEQDNALLSLKPETVQKIRQATIADDGIKQLKEMIFSGWPDHKKQIPRALTPYFGVRDQLVVQNGLVFCGDRLLVPDQLRSYMLDRVHSTHLGINGCIRRAKQSIWWPGMTGQIRDKIESCEECNKYPVKQSKETLVSHHVPERPWVKVGVDLFEYRSKHYLVISDYQSNFLEMERLYETTSKSVIKSLKQQFARHGIPEHLFSDNGPQFQSQEFAHFADVWNFQHNTASPGYPKSNGKAENAVKVAKRILKKSREAGTDVYLALLDYRNTPSEGLATSPAQRLFNRRTRTLLPTKASLLEPKMNPDESDHQRVNKEKQKANYDRNARDLPQLRPGDTVRVQPLTQKRDVVWPKAVVTNVLPNRSYGILTEHGKELRRNRVHLRKVKEEPVRIPTQQVKDTAGGRNDNHAPQQVVQSKTTKTPKRQIENRPVSTTTSQDNSTRTTRSGRVVKSPKYLQDYVT